A part of Jaculus jaculus isolate mJacJac1 chromosome 17, mJacJac1.mat.Y.cur, whole genome shotgun sequence genomic DNA contains:
- the Acy1 gene encoding aminoacylase-1: MSSKGPEGEHPSVTLFRQYLRIRTVQPKPDYGAAIAFLEERARQLDLKCQKIEVVPGYVITVLTWPGTNPALPSILLNSHTDVVPVFEEHWSHDPFEAFKDPEGYIYARGTQDMKSVSIQYLEAVRRLKEDGHHFPRTIHMTFVPDEEVGGHKGMELFVHRPEFQALRAGFALDEGLANPTDAFTVFYSERSPWWVRVTCTGKPGHGSRFIEDTASEKLHKVMSSILAFREKEKQRLQSNPGLKEGAVTSVNLTKLEGGVAYNVVPATMSAGFDFRVAPDVDLKAFEEQLQSWCRAAGDGVTFEFIQKWTEPRVTRTDDADPWWAAFSKVCEDMNLTLEPEIFPAATDSRYIRAVGVPALGFSPMNRTPVLLHDHNERLHEAVFLRGIDIYTRLLPALASVPALPADS, translated from the exons ATGTCCAGCAAGGGTCCGGAGGGCGAGCACCCGTCCGTGACGCTCTTCCGCCAGTACCTGCGAATCCGCACTGTGCAGCCCAAGCCCGATTACG GGGCTGCTATAGCCTTCCTTGAGGAAAGAGCCCGCCAGCTGGATTTGAAATGTCAAAAAATAGAG GTAGTACCTGGTTATGTGATCACTGTGCTGACCTGGCCAGGAACCAACCCTGCTCTCCCCTCCATCTTGCTCAACTCCCACACCGATGTGGTGCCTGTCTTTgag GAACATTGGAGTCATGACCCCTTTGAGGCCTTCAAGGATCCCGAGGGCTACATCTATGCCAGGGGCACCCAGGACATGAAGAGTGTCAGCATCCA ATACCTGGAGGCTGTGAGAAGGCTGAAGGAAGACGGCCACCATTTCCCTAGAACTATCCACATGACCTTTGTGCCTG ATGAGGAGGTCGGAGGCCACAAAGGCATGGAGCTGTTCGTGCACCGGCCTGAGTTCCAGGCTCTGCGGGCAGGCTTTGCCCTGGATGAGG GTCTGGCCAACCCCACCGATGCTTTCACTGTCTTTTATAGCGAGCGGAGCCCTTGGT GGGTGCGGGTCACGTGCACTGGGAAGCCAGGCCATGGCTCCCGCTTTATCGAGGACACCGCCTCAGAGAAGCTG CACAAGGTCATGAGCTCCATCCTGGCATTCCGGGAGaaggaaaagcagag GCTGCAGTCTAACCCTGGCCTGAAGGAGGGGGCTGTGACCTCCGTGAACCTGACCAAGCTGGAGGGCGGTGTGGCCTACAACGTGGTACCTGCCACCATGAGCGCAGGCTTTGATTTCCGTGTGGCACCGGATGTGGACCTGAAG GCCTTCGAGGAGCAGCTGCAGAGCTGGTGCCGGGCAGCTGGCGACGGGGTCACCTTCGAGTTTATTCAG AAGTGGACAGAGCCCCGAGTGACACGTACTGATGATGCAGACCCCTGGTGGGCGGCTTTCAGCAAAGTTTGCGAGGACAT GAACCTCACTCTGGAGCCAGAGATCTTCCCTGCTGCCACCGACAGTCGCTACATCCGTGCG GTGGGGGTCCCGGCTCTGGGCTTCTCCCCCATGAACCGCACGCCCGTGCTGCTGCATGACCACAACGAGCGGCTGCACGAGGCCGTGTTCCTGCGTGGGATTGACATATACACACGGCTACTGCCTGCCCTGGCCAGCGTGCCCGCCCTGCCTGCTGATAGCTGA
- the Rpl29 gene encoding 60S ribosomal protein L29: protein MAKSKNHTTHNQSRKWHRNGIKKPRSQRYESLKGVDPKFLRNMRFAKKHNKKGLKKMQANNAKAMSARAEAIKALVKPKQSKPKLPKGPGRKLSRLAFIAHPKLGKRVRTYIAKSRRLCQTKPKAQAAAPAKAPAQAAPSAPAQAPKGAKAPQ from the exons ATGGCCAAGTCCAAGAACCACACCACGCACAACCAGT CCCGGAAATGGCACAGAAATGGCATCAAGAAGCCCCGATCCCAAAGATACGAGTCTCTTAAGGGG GTTGACCCCAAGTTCCTGAGGAACATGCGTTTTGCCAAGAAGCACAACAAGAAGGGCCTGAAGAAGATGCAGGCCAACAACGCGAAGGCAATGAGCGCGCGCGCCGAGGCCATCAAGGCCCTCGTCAAGCCCAAGCAGTCCAAGCCCAAGCTCCCCAAGGGCCCCGGCCGCAAGCTCAGCCGACTCGCCTTCATTGCCCACCCCAAGCTTGGCAAGCGTGTTCGTACCTACATCGCCAAGAGTCGCAGGCTCTGCCAAACAAAACCCAAGGCCCAGGCTGCAGCTCCAGCTAAGGCCCCGGCCCAGGCTGCACCTTCCGCTCCAGCTCAGGCTCCCAAGGGTGCCAAGGCCCCACAGTAA
- the Abhd14a gene encoding protein ABHD14A isoform X2 — MSRYQAALLCLGLFILLLYVGRPGPLEQTSWLWGGPNVTVLAGLTQGNAPIFYREVPPLHRGRRVEVVLLHGKAFNSHTWVQLGTLQLLSQRGYRAVALDLPGFGNSAPSKETSTAAGRAELLERVLQDLEVQKAVLVSPSLSGRYALPFLMRAHHQLRGFVPIAPTSTQDYTPEQFWTVKTPTLILYGELDHTLAQESLRQLRHLPNHSVVKLPNAGHACYLHKPQDFHLALLAFLDHLP; from the exons ATGAGCCGGTACCAGGCAGCCTTGCTGTGCCTAGGCCTGTTCATCCTACTACTGTATGTGGGGCGGCCGGGCCCCCTTGAGCAGACTTCCTGGCTCTGGGGAGGCCCCAATGTCACAGTCCTGGCTGGTCTCACCCAAGGCAACGCCCCCATCTTTTACCGCGAGGTGCCGCCACTGCACCGTGGGCGAAG GGTGGAGGTGGTGCTACTCCATGGAAAGGCCTTTAACTCCCACACGTGGGTGCAGCTGGGCACACTGCAGCTGCTGTCGCAGAGGGGCTACAGGGCTGTGGCCCTTGACCTTCCAG GTTTTGGTAACTCGGCACCTTCCAAGGAGACAAGCACGGCGGCTGGGCGAGCCGAGCTGCTGGAGCGGGTGCTGCAGGACCTGGAGGTGCAGAAGGCCGTGTTAGTGAGCCCCTCTCTGAGTGGCCGCTATGCTCTGCCCTTCCTGATGCGAGCCCACCATCAGCTACGTGGATTTGTGCCCATTGCACCCACCTCCACCCAGGACTACACCCCAGAGCAGTTCTGGACTGTAAAG ACCCCAACTCTTATCCTTTATGGGGAACTGGACCACACCCTGGCACAGGAGTCGCTACGTCAGCTCCGCCACCTGCCCAACCACTCCGTGGTGAAACTACCAAATGCGGGCCATGCCTGCTACCTCCACAAGCCGCAGGACTTCCACCTCGCCCTGCTGGCCTTCCTTGACCATTTGCCTTGA
- the Abhd14a gene encoding protein ABHD14A isoform X1 — translation MGKLGTALLSSMSRYQAALLCLGLFILLLYVGRPGPLEQTSWLWGGPNVTVLAGLTQGNAPIFYREVPPLHRGRRVEVVLLHGKAFNSHTWVQLGTLQLLSQRGYRAVALDLPGFGNSAPSKETSTAAGRAELLERVLQDLEVQKAVLVSPSLSGRYALPFLMRAHHQLRGFVPIAPTSTQDYTPEQFWTVKTPTLILYGELDHTLAQESLRQLRHLPNHSVVKLPNAGHACYLHKPQDFHLALLAFLDHLP, via the exons ATGGGAAAACTTGGG acTGCGCTCCTCTCCTCCATGAGCCGGTACCAGGCAGCCTTGCTGTGCCTAGGCCTGTTCATCCTACTACTGTATGTGGGGCGGCCGGGCCCCCTTGAGCAGACTTCCTGGCTCTGGGGAGGCCCCAATGTCACAGTCCTGGCTGGTCTCACCCAAGGCAACGCCCCCATCTTTTACCGCGAGGTGCCGCCACTGCACCGTGGGCGAAG GGTGGAGGTGGTGCTACTCCATGGAAAGGCCTTTAACTCCCACACGTGGGTGCAGCTGGGCACACTGCAGCTGCTGTCGCAGAGGGGCTACAGGGCTGTGGCCCTTGACCTTCCAG GTTTTGGTAACTCGGCACCTTCCAAGGAGACAAGCACGGCGGCTGGGCGAGCCGAGCTGCTGGAGCGGGTGCTGCAGGACCTGGAGGTGCAGAAGGCCGTGTTAGTGAGCCCCTCTCTGAGTGGCCGCTATGCTCTGCCCTTCCTGATGCGAGCCCACCATCAGCTACGTGGATTTGTGCCCATTGCACCCACCTCCACCCAGGACTACACCCCAGAGCAGTTCTGGACTGTAAAG ACCCCAACTCTTATCCTTTATGGGGAACTGGACCACACCCTGGCACAGGAGTCGCTACGTCAGCTCCGCCACCTGCCCAACCACTCCGTGGTGAAACTACCAAATGCGGGCCATGCCTGCTACCTCCACAAGCCGCAGGACTTCCACCTCGCCCTGCTGGCCTTCCTTGACCATTTGCCTTGA